Proteins encoded by one window of Nocardia goodfellowii:
- a CDS encoding SIR2 family protein — translation MTDEEIKSTNNLISFTRQPELKRLVEKLQDPSCRVTIFCGAGLTTDAGLPTWHGLIRRLAELIQIKESEGIRAAILADEASLTRKADLILALLPDYKQNSDAIADALYSVREENGDFGGQLAMAVAKLSALLGERCRIITTNYDDQIEESLRLVGEKRAVAAMGLPTQITGIDAYGNRTADRRGVQRSAAEWLDQKCSDWLDQLFSDSKNTVLHLHGYISSRPDKNLGDRSRIEPIMLRESDYLAYGPQVQVLIEQAIGTKNSITLFVGTGMTDPSVVGPLASLADTAGSNDIFCLLSSDGVVSPEHDMGIPGQTAFSYRLSQKTYLAERLGVSAILLKSYSQVAQVVMELCAAIEDPQAYLESDADKSIRYGFRFRRVLAAVHDIVGTKNGCVAPSDDFSRDLSEALDGVICATDGPLDFAQRIVRGCTAAELGGYKLEQDQLKHERFGLFLWLRQFAPDAASTAEFKVFMAGSSAYAHRDGANLGGRLGWVLPNSEFSAAKSVFRGQTVIDYLDFDRYDDAKRPWRTFIAVPLGCSESDLGIGAQSEHSVLIGSVVLHSTMRIREKGDPENPRDTSQLSLLSHNQRLKLAQLIAEAGVKAIQVLQRPTSN, via the coding sequence ATGACTGATGAGGAAATCAAGTCAACGAATAACTTGATATCGTTTACGCGTCAACCGGAATTAAAGCGACTTGTAGAAAAATTGCAAGACCCCTCCTGCCGTGTGACTATATTCTGCGGCGCCGGATTGACTACCGACGCAGGGCTTCCTACCTGGCATGGTCTCATAAGGCGCCTGGCTGAGCTTATCCAAATCAAAGAATCCGAGGGAATACGTGCTGCAATACTCGCAGACGAGGCTTCCCTCACACGCAAGGCTGACCTTATTTTGGCACTGCTGCCAGATTACAAGCAAAATAGTGACGCAATTGCAGATGCGCTTTATAGCGTGCGCGAAGAAAATGGAGATTTCGGTGGCCAACTGGCGATGGCTGTAGCCAAGCTATCCGCGCTGCTGGGTGAGCGGTGTCGAATCATCACCACGAACTATGACGATCAGATCGAGGAGTCTCTTCGTTTAGTTGGCGAAAAGCGTGCCGTCGCTGCCATGGGACTGCCAACTCAAATAACTGGAATCGACGCGTATGGCAATAGAACCGCTGATCGCCGTGGTGTTCAGCGTAGCGCGGCCGAATGGCTGGACCAGAAGTGTTCGGATTGGCTCGATCAACTGTTCAGTGATTCTAAAAATACGGTACTCCACCTGCATGGCTATATTTCATCGCGTCCTGACAAGAATCTCGGCGATAGAAGTCGAATTGAACCGATTATGCTGCGAGAGTCCGATTATCTCGCGTACGGACCGCAAGTTCAGGTGTTGATAGAACAGGCGATCGGCACCAAGAACTCCATCACGCTATTCGTCGGCACGGGCATGACCGACCCCAGCGTCGTGGGTCCTTTGGCGAGCCTGGCTGACACCGCCGGTTCGAACGATATATTCTGCCTCCTTTCCTCGGATGGCGTCGTCTCCCCTGAGCACGACATGGGGATACCAGGTCAGACGGCGTTTTCATACCGTTTGAGTCAGAAGACTTATCTGGCGGAACGATTGGGTGTATCGGCAATCCTGCTGAAGAGTTATTCACAGGTGGCACAGGTCGTGATGGAGTTGTGCGCCGCCATCGAAGATCCGCAAGCTTATCTCGAAAGCGATGCTGATAAATCGATAAGATACGGGTTCCGATTTCGGCGTGTGCTTGCTGCTGTCCATGACATAGTTGGTACCAAAAATGGCTGTGTGGCGCCATCCGACGACTTCTCTCGCGATTTGAGTGAGGCTTTGGATGGCGTTATTTGTGCTACGGACGGCCCCCTGGACTTCGCTCAAAGAATCGTTCGAGGTTGTACGGCTGCTGAACTTGGCGGTTATAAACTTGAACAAGATCAGCTTAAACATGAACGTTTTGGTCTATTTCTATGGTTGCGCCAATTCGCACCCGATGCGGCATCGACGGCTGAATTCAAGGTGTTCATGGCTGGATCGTCTGCATACGCTCATCGCGACGGTGCGAACCTGGGAGGCCGTTTGGGATGGGTCTTGCCTAACTCGGAATTCTCCGCAGCGAAGTCGGTATTTCGGGGACAGACCGTGATCGATTATTTGGATTTTGATAGATATGACGACGCTAAGCGGCCGTGGCGAACTTTTATCGCGGTACCCCTGGGGTGCAGTGAGTCGGATCTCGGAATCGGTGCGCAGTCTGAACATAGTGTTCTAATCGGCAGCGTAGTCCTTCATAGCACGATGCGAATACGTGAAAAAGGCGATCCCGAGAATCCGCGCGATACCTCACAGCTGTCGCTGCTGAGTCATAACCAGAGACTCAAGTTGGCGCAATTGATTGCAGAAGCCGGTGTAAAGGCCATTCAAGTTCTACAAAGGCCCACATCAAACTGA